In a single window of the Raphanus sativus cultivar WK10039 chromosome 9, ASM80110v3, whole genome shotgun sequence genome:
- the LOC108827566 gene encoding probable BOI-related E3 ubiquitin-protein ligase 2, whose translation MAVDAHHLLLSSPQLFPSRDLIVMNSNNNNNNNTMVPTNGGFSTNIQNGYGFSLTDDSPPPLLYGGSSPADSFTNYYADGANVLQTRKRSRDSRSDYYHQSPSPFAFLGHDIDLSSHINQQQHDIDRFVSLHMERVRFEIEERRKRQARTIVEAIEHGLAKRLRAKEEERERIGKMNHALEERVKSLSVENQIWRDLAQSNEATANNLRNNLEQVLAQVNDLTNGAGLLGNAAGDDDDDAQSCCGSSTGGEEAVRRTVAPGRMCRNCGEGESCVLVLPCRHLCLCGVCGSSVHTCPICRSPKNASVHVNMSP comes from the exons ATGGCTGTTGATGCTCACcatctccttctctcttctcCTCAACTCTTCCCCAGCAG AGATTTAATAGTGATGAAcagtaacaacaacaacaacaacaacaccatGGTACCGACTAATGGAGGTTTCTCCACGAACATTCAAAACGGTTACGGCTTCTCATTGACAGACGATTCGCCTCCTCCTCTTCTGTACGGCGGCTCCTCACCCGCCGATTCGTTCACTAATTACTACGCCGATGGTGCTAATGTACTCCAGACTAGAAAACGCTCCAGAGATTCAAGATCCGATTACTATCATCAGTCACCATCTCCTTTTGCGTTTCTCGGCCATGACATTGATCTCTCCTCTCACATCAATCAGCAACAGCACGATATCGATCGATTCGTCTCCCTTCAC ATGGAGAGAGTGAGATTCGAGATCgaagagaggaggaagaggcaAGCGAGGACGATCGTGGAGGCGATAGAGCACGGTCTCGCGAAGAGGCTCCGAGCCAAGGAAGAAGAGCGAGAGAGAATCGGGAAGATGAACCACGCGCTCGAGGAGCGAGTGAAGTCTCTCTCCGTCGAGAACCAAATCTGGCGGGATCTCGCTCAGAGCAACGAGGCGACCGCTAACAACCTCCGCAACAACCTCGAGCAGGTCCTGGCGCAGGTTAACGATCTAACAAACGGCGCAGGATTATTAGGTAACGCCGCtggggatgatgatgatgatgcgcAGTCGTGTTGCGGGAGTAGCACGGGTGGAGAAGAAGCGGTTAGGCGCACGGTAGCGCCAGGACGGATGTGCAGAAACTGTGGGGAGGGGGAATCGTGTGTGTTGGTCTTACCGTGCAGACACTTGTGCTTGTGTGGAGTCTGTGGGTCCAGTGTGCACACGTGTCCCATCTGTAGATCTCCCAAAAACGCTAGCGTTCATGTTAACATGTCACCTTGA
- the LOC108827567 gene encoding pentatricopeptide repeat-containing protein At1g79080, chloroplastic encodes MSTLLNPILSMAANPSPVGFLSRLSTGFPQSSSSSVNKNVARVLTLSPKDSAFTITGSNWKPDDPTLSNHFSHLQTLVTKGHKPNPSHSTQLLYDLCKANRLKKAIRVIELMVSSGVIPDASAYTYLVNQLCKRGNVGYAMQLVEKMEEDHGFPPNTVTYNALVRGLCMLGSLSQSLRFVERLMERGLAPNAFTYSFLLEAAYRERGTDEAVKLLEEIVAKGGEPNLVCYNVLLTGFCKEGRTDDALRMFRELPLKGFKPNVVSYNICLRCLCCDGRWEEANELLAEMDGGDRSPSVVTYNILINSLAFHGRTDQAMEVLREMGRGVTATSYNPVIARLCKEGKVDLVVKCLDDMIYRRCRPNEGTYNAIGALCEGKVREAFYIIQSLSKKHRCCTHDFYKSVITSLCRKGNTFAAFQLLYEMTCSGFEPDSHTYSALIRGLCNEGMFDGAKEVLSIMEESGCCKPTVDNFNAMILGYCKVRRTDLALEVFETMVERRRMPNETTYVIIVEGIAHENELELAREVLEELRSRKVVGQNAVDRIVMQFNLD; translated from the coding sequence ATGTCGACTCTACTGAACCCAATCTTATCCATGGCGGCGAACCCATCTCCGGTAGGGTTCCTCTCCCGCCTCTCCACCGGTTTCCCCcaatcctcctcctcctccgtcaaCAAAAACGTCGCTAGGGTTCTGACTCTATCCCCCAAAGACTCCGCCTTTACCATCACCGGATCCAATTGGAAACCCGACGACCCGACCCTGAGCAACCACTTCTCCCACCTCCAAACCCTAGTCACAAAAGGCCACAAACCAAACCCATCCCACTCCACCCAGCTCCTCTACGACCTCTGCAAAGCCAACAGACTCAAGAAAGCGATCCGCGTGATCGAGCTCATGGTCTCCTCCGGCGTCATCCCCGACGCCTCCGCCTACACCTACCTCGTCAACCAGCTCTGCAAGCGAGGCAACGTCGGCTACGCGATGCAGCTCGTCGAGAAGATGGAGGAAGACCACGGCTTCCCTCCCAACACCGTCACCTACAACGCCCTAGTCCGCGGCCTCTGCATGCTCGGTAGCCTCTCCCAGAGCCTCCGCTTCGTCGAGAGGCTGATGGAGAGAGGCTTAGCTCCCAACGCCTTCACCTATTCCTTCCTCCTCGAGGCTGCTTACAGAGAGCGAGGAACCGACGAGGCCGTGAAGCTCCTGGAGGAGATTGTCGCCAAGGGAGGCGAGCCGAATCTGGTTTGTTACAATGTGTTGTTGACTGGTTTTTGTAAAGAAGGGAGGACTGATGACGCGTTGAGGATGTTCAGAGAGTTACCTCTGAAAGGGTTTAAGCCTAACGTTGTGAGTTATAACATTTGTTTGAGGTGTTTGTGCTGTGACGGGAGGTGGGAGGAGGCTAACGAGTTGTTAGCTGAGATGGACGGTGGAGATAGATCTCCTTCGGTTGTTACATACAACATTTTGATTAATTCGTTAGCTTTCCACGGGAGAACGGACCAGGCGATGGAGGTTTTGAGAGAGATGGGGAGAGGAGTCACTGCCACTAGCTACAACCCTGTGATAGCCCGTCTTTGCAAGGAAGGGAAGGTTGATCTCGTTGTGAAGTGTCTGGACGACATGATTTACAGACGGTGTAGGCCTAACGAGGGGACGTACAACGCGATAGGAGCGTTGTGCGAGGGCAAGGTGCGAGAAGCGTTTTACATCATACAGAGCTTGAGCAAGAAGCATAGATGCTGCACGCACGATTTCTACAAGAGCGTGATCACTAGCCTGTGCAGGAAAGGGAACACGTTTGCTGCGTTCCAGCTCTTGTATGAGATGACTTGCAGCGGGTTCGAACCCGATTCTCATACCTACTCGGCTCTGATCAGAGGGTTGTGTAACGAAGGGATGTTTGACGGAGCTAAGGAGGTTTTGtcgataatggaggagagtggGTGCTGTAAACCTACGGTGGATAACTTCAACGCGATGATTCTTGGGTATTGCAAGGTAAGGAGGACGGATTTGGCGTTGGAGGTGTTTGAGACGATGGTTGAGAGGAGGAGAATGCCGAACGAGACGACATATGTGATAATCGTTGAAGGGATTGCTCATGAGAATGAGCTGGAGCTGGCTAGAGAGGTTCTTGAGGAGCTGAGATCTCGCAAGGTTGTGGGACAAAACGCTGTAGATAGGATTGTGATGCAGTTTAATTTAGATTGA